Proteins from a single region of Styela clava chromosome 1, kaStyClav1.hap1.2, whole genome shotgun sequence:
- the LOC120346486 gene encoding uncharacterized protein LOC120346486, whose protein sequence is MTPKTEEVCKSPIPPGMNSPEMSSNRAIERPVWSSQGTLIKRQPVRHYIPKTQFYYSTSELYASANKTRQDYEADTRKFVAQSYGNNDSEARRAFSAPGGRRKTTSSKLPPLSSQNQTSTPVTENRQRIRPENVPWVSTPVPGMRTIPEYDLYRKDALQEKTNLYHVHSGLLPKYMGYVPGLKFRYGSTFGMLTYNAKEIGVGRSATWGGAVSLF, encoded by the exons ATGACACCGAAAACAGAGGAAGTATGCAAGTCGCCAATTCCTCCGGGGATGAACTCTCCTGAGATGTCATCCAACAGAGCTATAGAGCGCCCTGTGTGGTCAAGTCAAGGGACTCTTATAAAGAGACAACCAGTGCGGCATTACATACCTAAGACTCAATTTTACTATTCAACATCTGAATTATACG CTTCCGCAAATAAAACCAGACAAGACTACGAAGCGGATACACGAAAATTTGTTGCACAATCTTACGGAAATAATGATTCAGAAGCCAGAAGAGCCTTCTCTGCTCCTGGTGGTCGACGGAAAACAACATCATCTAAGTTACCACCATTGTCAAGTCAAAATCAAACATCGACGCCTGTAACT GAGAATCGGCAACGAATAAGACCGGAAAACGTACCTTGGGTAAGCACTCCAGTTCCTGGTATGAGAACGATCCCTGAATATGATTTATATCGAAAAGACGCGCTTCAAGAAAAAACTAATTTATATCATGTACATTCCGGACTTTTACCCAAGTATATGGGATATGTTCCAG gCTTGAAATTCAGATATGGATCGACTTTCGGAATGTTGACTTATAATGCAAAAGAAATAGGCGTTGGACGGAGTGCGACATGGGGTGGCGCAGTAtctttgttttaa